One window of the Haloarcula halobia genome contains the following:
- a CDS encoding DUF7114 family protein, which translates to MQEVAAVRRAALAAVEDVEPDRFRDRITDRLSDAPLTPGVLTLVSARAAPDGPADLDDGITGRAAGVQLIYEGLTLTRHLAQDDPWEGGDREAANLDILIADVLVSRGFYLLARTEAAEAAVDVVRSFGHDQTVRETTGDETIDENLEADICELAVVAGVTAAGVHPSPSLREYAARLAADGLPENAWILGEEVGDALVTRANSDYHPDGTEAAADH; encoded by the coding sequence ATGCAGGAAGTCGCGGCGGTTCGCCGAGCAGCCCTGGCCGCGGTCGAGGACGTCGAGCCTGACCGGTTCCGCGACCGGATCACCGACCGCCTCTCCGATGCCCCGCTCACGCCCGGCGTGCTGACCCTGGTGAGCGCCCGGGCCGCCCCCGACGGGCCGGCCGACCTCGACGACGGCATCACCGGCCGCGCCGCCGGCGTCCAGCTCATCTACGAGGGCCTCACCCTCACCCGCCACCTCGCACAGGACGACCCCTGGGAGGGTGGCGACCGCGAGGCCGCCAACCTGGACATCCTCATCGCCGACGTCCTCGTCTCGCGTGGCTTCTACCTGCTCGCTCGCACCGAGGCCGCGGAGGCGGCCGTCGACGTCGTCCGCTCGTTCGGCCACGACCAGACCGTCCGGGAGACCACCGGCGACGAGACCATCGACGAGAACCTCGAGGCCGACATCTGCGAACTGGCCGTCGTCGCCGGCGTCACCGCCGCCGGCGTCCATCCCTCGCCCTCGCTGCGCGAGTACGCGGCCCGCCTCGCCGCCGACGGCCTCCCGGAGAACGCCTGGATCCTCGGCGAGGAGGTCGGGGACGCGCTCGTGACCCGCGCCAACTCAGACTACCATCCTGACGGCACCGAGGCCGCCGCCGACCACTGA
- a CDS encoding sensor histidine kinase, translating to MSRWVGGDHRWDRVVEWWVPTVSLMAIGVLTVVVWVQVPDPGYALLDIALPTACASVAVWQGLRLRQRATVEDTETVVRWFTGGLVVMGCLGLWPVALRATGQPAVPVGVRLLTEIVGGGLFGLAVGVYSVRARESTQRATEEEVKRELLERQREANDLLNRTLRHQLRNGLTVVRGRGELLAAEGGTDQRQWARTVVDKSDQMAETVDKIADITEAMTEETDLEPVGLPTVVTAQVRAVRSAYPEASVTVESVPDCAVRADDLLERALYNVLENAVEHNDSARPTVVVDATVTNATARVRVADDGDGIPEAARDRVLEANERGLESDGDGLGLFLTTSILEQYGGDVTVCESRLGGARVDLSLPLAAVDRPGVASDDAAGAAVGLPDGDRGTPL from the coding sequence ATGTCACGCTGGGTGGGGGGCGACCACCGGTGGGACCGTGTCGTGGAGTGGTGGGTCCCGACGGTGAGCCTGATGGCTATCGGGGTGCTGACGGTGGTGGTCTGGGTGCAGGTGCCAGACCCCGGGTACGCGCTGCTGGACATCGCGCTGCCGACGGCGTGTGCAAGCGTCGCCGTCTGGCAGGGCCTCCGGTTGCGCCAGCGTGCGACGGTCGAGGACACCGAGACGGTGGTCCGCTGGTTCACCGGCGGCCTGGTCGTCATGGGCTGTCTCGGCCTGTGGCCGGTCGCCCTGCGCGCCACCGGCCAGCCGGCGGTGCCGGTCGGGGTCAGGCTGCTGACCGAGATCGTCGGCGGCGGCCTCTTCGGCCTCGCGGTGGGCGTCTACAGCGTCAGGGCCCGCGAGTCGACGCAGCGAGCCACGGAGGAGGAGGTCAAGCGGGAGCTGCTCGAACGCCAGCGTGAGGCCAACGACCTGCTGAACCGAACGCTACGCCACCAGCTGCGAAACGGCCTGACGGTCGTGCGGGGTCGGGGCGAACTGCTCGCAGCCGAGGGCGGCACCGACCAGCGACAGTGGGCTCGGACCGTCGTCGACAAGAGCGACCAGATGGCCGAGACGGTCGACAAGATCGCCGACATCACCGAGGCGATGACCGAAGAGACCGACCTCGAGCCCGTCGGCCTCCCGACGGTCGTCACCGCCCAGGTCAGGGCCGTCCGGAGTGCGTACCCCGAGGCGTCGGTCACCGTCGAGTCGGTCCCGGACTGTGCGGTCCGGGCCGACGACCTGCTCGAGCGGGCCCTGTACAACGTCCTCGAGAATGCCGTCGAACACAACGACAGCGCCCGCCCGACGGTGGTCGTCGACGCGACGGTGACCAACGCGACGGCCCGGGTTCGGGTCGCCGACGACGGGGACGGCATCCCGGAGGCCGCCCGCGACCGGGTGCTCGAAGCCAACGAGCGGGGCCTCGAGAGCGACGGCGACGGCCTCGGACTGTTCCTGACGACGTCGATACTCGAGCAGTACGGCGGCGACGTGACGGTCTGTGAGAGCCGTCTGGGCGGAGCGCGCGTGGACCTCTCGCTCCCGCTGGCGGCCGTCGACCGCCCCGGCGTCGCGAGCGACGACGCGGCCGGGGCGGCAGTCGGCCTGCCCGACGGAGACCGGGGCACCCCGCTGTGA
- a CDS encoding alanyl-tRNA editing protein, with product MTDLLYLPDEDDVTEFTATVRAATEESVVLDGTYFYPEGGGQPADRGELRWEGGHADVVDVRKDHGDVRHYLESLEGDPPAEGTAVEGHVDAARRDVLRRMHTAQHVVSRVVLEEYGATTAGNQIHEDRSRIDFEPADFDEEDLAFIERETNAVIERDLPVAKENRARAAVEAGVAEGRTQLDLIPDHVDPLRVVEIDDYDMCPCGGTHVDRLGEVGAVHITNRVSKGADVERIEFELVDP from the coding sequence ATGACCGACCTCCTGTATCTCCCCGACGAGGACGACGTCACGGAGTTCACCGCGACGGTCAGGGCGGCGACGGAGGAGTCCGTCGTGCTCGACGGCACGTACTTCTATCCGGAGGGCGGCGGACAGCCGGCCGACCGGGGCGAACTTCGCTGGGAGGGGGGCCACGCCGACGTCGTGGACGTGCGGAAGGACCACGGCGACGTCCGTCACTACCTCGAGTCGCTCGAGGGGGACCCGCCCGCGGAGGGGACCGCCGTCGAGGGCCACGTCGACGCGGCCCGTCGAGACGTGCTTCGGCGGATGCACACCGCCCAGCACGTCGTCTCGCGGGTGGTGCTCGAGGAGTACGGTGCGACGACGGCCGGCAACCAGATCCACGAGGACCGCTCGCGCATCGACTTCGAACCGGCGGACTTCGACGAGGAGGACCTGGCGTTCATCGAGCGCGAGACGAACGCCGTCATCGAACGGGACCTGCCGGTCGCGAAGGAAAACAGGGCACGGGCGGCCGTCGAAGCGGGGGTGGCCGAGGGCCGGACGCAGCTAGACCTCATCCCCGACCACGTCGACCCGCTTCGTGTCGTCGAGATCGACGACTACGACATGTGTCCCTGTGGCGGCACCCACGTCGACCGACTGGGCGAGGTCGGCGCCGTCCACATCACGAACCGGGTGTCGAAAGGCGCCGACGTGGAGCGAATCGAGTTCGAGCTGGTCGACCCGTAA
- a CDS encoding bacterio-opsin activator domain-containing protein — MGSGACVLVCGDDEAQVSRAAAALERVGAGFDVRTAGRNAPAAGLEDVDCVVSTQVDLPAFVTDLRSDRPDLPVVVFGHDDAAIVRRVLRDRDVEYVQRGPSEQYVVLADRIERVLEDGAADDGTFDRHEEVIGALDDGVYALDDDGQFVFVNGAMTQLTGYTGAELLGEHTRIIKDRTTVELAEDKLRELLSGDGRDDVGTTFELTIHRKDGEKVPCEDHMTVLYGDDGEFRGTAGVIRDITERKRREEMLSSLQETSRALMQAPSREEVAAIVSGAAQRTLGLDLNVVRLYDAEDQVLRPAATTEATDERLGERPVYALDEGYPGEVFATGEPVFYSDADGIDVGGDERIRSAMFFPIGVHGTLSVLSTEPDAFDDIDRQVASLLVTNTAAACNRAKREQEVRETRERIATILERINGLIENTVEVLVEATTREAVESGVCDELVATDPYVFAWVGRPDVRDERLEATAWAGDVDVRTESVTLADDTVGARALAEDDPEIHTALEESGTEWVRQAHAAGVESVMAIPLSYTDSTYGVLFVCADQADAFDDREQVVLEALGRAVANAINAIESGKILSANKVVELEFTVDDRRLLLSRLSANTGATLTSEGTVINDDGSLRLYLTSTGADSDEVLEGFEGDESVTKVKRVAEHEGETLFDVTVTGSLLARLVDHGAVPRAVGGENGVARYTVELPYQADAREVFGIVEDSYDGVDLTSYHEHERPVRTQQEFRAALAEQFTDRQETALRTAYLGGFFAWPREVDGDELASAMDISRPTYHQHLRAAQQKVFRELFEN, encoded by the coding sequence ATGGGCAGCGGAGCGTGCGTGCTGGTGTGTGGCGACGACGAGGCGCAGGTCTCTCGGGCGGCAGCTGCGCTCGAGCGCGTGGGTGCGGGGTTCGACGTGCGGACGGCCGGACGCAACGCCCCTGCGGCAGGGCTCGAGGACGTCGACTGCGTGGTGAGCACGCAGGTCGACCTCCCGGCGTTCGTGACCGACCTGCGGTCGGACCGGCCCGACCTCCCGGTCGTCGTCTTCGGGCACGACGACGCGGCCATCGTCCGTCGGGTGTTGCGCGACCGGGACGTCGAGTACGTCCAGCGCGGCCCCAGCGAGCAGTACGTCGTCCTTGCCGACCGCATCGAACGCGTACTCGAGGACGGGGCGGCCGACGACGGGACCTTCGACCGGCACGAGGAGGTCATCGGGGCGCTCGACGACGGCGTCTACGCGCTCGACGACGATGGACAGTTCGTCTTCGTCAACGGCGCGATGACCCAGCTGACGGGCTACACCGGGGCTGAACTGCTCGGCGAGCACACGCGCATCATCAAGGACCGGACGACGGTCGAACTCGCCGAGGACAAGCTCCGGGAACTCCTCTCGGGCGACGGGCGCGACGACGTCGGGACGACCTTCGAGTTGACCATCCACCGCAAGGACGGCGAGAAGGTCCCCTGCGAGGACCACATGACGGTGCTGTACGGGGACGACGGCGAGTTCCGCGGGACCGCAGGCGTCATCCGGGACATCACCGAGCGGAAGCGCCGCGAGGAGATGCTGTCTAGCCTCCAGGAGACGTCCCGGGCGCTGATGCAGGCCCCGAGTCGGGAGGAGGTGGCCGCCATCGTCTCCGGGGCGGCCCAGCGGACCCTGGGCCTGGACCTGAACGTCGTGCGCCTCTACGACGCCGAGGACCAGGTCCTGCGGCCGGCCGCGACCACCGAGGCCACCGACGAGCGACTGGGCGAACGCCCGGTCTACGCACTCGACGAGGGGTACCCCGGCGAGGTATTCGCGACCGGCGAACCGGTCTTCTACAGCGACGCGGACGGCATCGACGTGGGCGGCGACGAGCGAATCCGGTCGGCGATGTTCTTCCCCATCGGCGTCCACGGGACGCTGAGCGTCCTCTCGACGGAGCCGGACGCCTTCGACGACATCGACCGCCAGGTGGCGAGCCTGCTCGTGACCAACACCGCGGCGGCCTGCAACCGCGCGAAACGGGAACAGGAGGTCCGCGAGACCCGCGAGCGCATCGCCACCATCCTCGAACGGATAAACGGCCTCATCGAGAACACCGTAGAGGTGCTGGTCGAGGCCACGACTCGGGAGGCCGTCGAGTCGGGCGTCTGTGACGAACTGGTCGCGACCGACCCCTACGTCTTCGCGTGGGTCGGCCGGCCCGACGTCCGCGACGAGCGCCTGGAGGCGACCGCGTGGGCGGGCGACGTCGACGTCCGGACCGAATCTGTCACCCTCGCGGACGACACCGTCGGCGCCCGGGCGCTGGCCGAAGACGACCCGGAGATACACACCGCCCTCGAGGAGAGCGGGACCGAGTGGGTCCGACAGGCCCACGCCGCCGGCGTCGAGTCGGTGATGGCCATCCCGCTTTCGTACACAGACTCGACGTACGGCGTCCTGTTCGTCTGTGCCGACCAGGCCGACGCGTTCGACGACCGCGAACAGGTCGTCCTCGAGGCGCTGGGGCGAGCCGTCGCCAACGCCATCAACGCCATCGAGAGCGGGAAGATACTCTCGGCGAACAAGGTGGTCGAACTGGAGTTCACCGTCGACGACCGGCGCCTGCTGCTGAGTCGCCTCTCGGCGAATACCGGTGCGACGCTCACGTCCGAGGGGACGGTCATCAACGACGACGGGTCGCTCCGGCTGTACCTGACCTCGACGGGGGCCGACTCCGACGAGGTGCTGGAGGGCTTCGAGGGCGACGAGTCGGTCACGAAGGTCAAGCGCGTCGCCGAACACGAGGGCGAGACCCTCTTCGACGTGACGGTCACCGGGTCGCTGCTGGCCAGGCTCGTCGACCACGGCGCCGTCCCCAGGGCCGTCGGCGGTGAGAACGGCGTCGCCCGCTACACCGTCGAACTGCCCTACCAGGCCGACGCCCGCGAGGTCTTTGGCATCGTCGAGGACAGCTACGACGGCGTCGACCTGACGAGCTACCACGAACACGAGCGGCCGGTCCGGACCCAACAGGAGTTCCGGGCCGCGCTGGCAGAGCAGTTCACCGACCGCCAGGAGACAGCGCTGCGGACGGCCTACCTCGGGGGCTTTTTCGCCTGGCCCCGGGAGGTCGACGGCGACGAGCTGGCCTCGGCGATGGACATCTCCCGGCCGACCTACCACCAGCACCTCCGGGCGGCCCAGCAGAAGGTGTTCCGCGAGCTGTTCGAGAACTGA
- a CDS encoding AAA family ATPase produces MDAPLWTETHAPTLADIPQQQAREHLQGAIEEPMNLLVHGPKGAGKTAAVRAYAREVHANPDADFTEINVADVFDMTKKEVANDPRFSSFIDSKRRRESSKADLINHVLKESASYAPVSGTYKTILLDNAEDIREDFQQALRRVMEQYYEATQFVIATRQPSALIPPIRSRCFPVVVRAPTHEETVAVLRDIATAEGVDFDDDGLEYVAGYAEGDLRTAILSAQTTYEDAGELTMDAAYETLNAIEADDQVEAMVAAAEAGRFSDARSTLDDLLVDEGYGASDVLEDLLSVARSRYSGARLAEVHRLAGETDMALVDAANERIHLSHLLAQLGE; encoded by the coding sequence ATGGACGCACCGCTGTGGACCGAGACCCACGCCCCGACGCTCGCGGACATCCCCCAGCAGCAGGCCCGCGAGCACCTCCAGGGGGCCATCGAGGAGCCGATGAACCTGCTGGTCCACGGACCGAAGGGGGCGGGCAAGACGGCCGCCGTCCGCGCCTACGCCCGCGAGGTCCACGCAAACCCCGACGCCGACTTCACCGAGATAAACGTCGCCGACGTCTTCGACATGACGAAAAAGGAGGTCGCCAACGACCCCCGCTTTTCGTCGTTCATCGACAGCAAGCGCCGCCGCGAGTCCTCGAAGGCCGACCTCATCAACCACGTCCTGAAGGAGTCGGCCAGTTACGCGCCCGTCTCGGGCACCTACAAGACCATCCTGCTGGACAACGCCGAGGACATCCGCGAGGACTTCCAGCAGGCGCTGCGTCGCGTGATGGAGCAGTACTACGAGGCCACCCAGTTCGTCATCGCGACGCGCCAGCCCTCGGCGCTCATCCCGCCCATCCGCTCGCGCTGTTTTCCGGTCGTCGTGCGCGCGCCGACCCACGAGGAGACGGTGGCGGTGCTCCGGGACATCGCGACCGCCGAGGGGGTCGACTTCGACGACGACGGCCTGGAGTACGTCGCCGGCTACGCCGAGGGCGACCTCCGGACCGCCATCCTCTCGGCACAGACGACCTACGAGGACGCCGGGGAACTGACGATGGACGCCGCCTACGAGACGCTGAACGCCATCGAGGCCGACGACCAGGTCGAGGCGATGGTGGCGGCCGCCGAGGCGGGGCGGTTCTCCGACGCCCGCTCGACGCTCGACGACCTGCTCGTCGACGAGGGGTACGGCGCGTCGGACGTCCTCGAGGACCTGCTCTCGGTCGCCCGGTCCCGGTACTCCGGGGCGCGCCTCGCCGAGGTCCACCGGCTGGCCGGGGAGACCGACATGGCGCTGGTCGACGCGGCCAACGAACGCATCCACCTCTCGCACCTGCTGGCCCAGCTGGGCGAGTAG
- a CDS encoding NADP-dependent oxidoreductase: MNDSTRQWVFAARPTGEPDLRSFELRETAVPEPRHGELLVEVQYLSVDPYMRGRMSDSASYADPWDVGDAMEGAVVGEVVESNSVAYDAGDLVTGTGTWADYSLLDADDVAPVDTSIAAPPAYLGVLGMPGRTAYFGLLDVGDPDPGETVVVSGAAGAVGSTVGQIAKLNGCRVVGFAGSDEKVAWLTDDLGFDAGINYNATDDYRAALEDVAPRGVDVYFDNVGGPITDAVFTQLNLDARVAVCGQIAHYNDESVPTGPRKLPQLIAPRATVQGLLVSDFETRFGQARDQLGTWVASGDLAHRETVVDGLENAPEAFLGLFSGDNVGKQVVGVAET; the protein is encoded by the coding sequence GTGAACGATTCGACGCGACAATGGGTGTTCGCTGCGCGGCCGACCGGTGAACCGGATCTGCGTAGCTTCGAACTCCGCGAAACTGCGGTTCCAGAGCCACGGCACGGGGAACTCCTCGTCGAAGTACAGTACCTATCGGTCGACCCGTACATGCGAGGGCGGATGTCGGACAGCGCATCGTACGCGGACCCGTGGGACGTCGGTGACGCGATGGAAGGGGCCGTCGTCGGGGAGGTCGTCGAAAGCAACAGTGTGGCCTACGACGCGGGGGACCTCGTGACCGGAACCGGGACGTGGGCGGACTACAGCCTCCTCGACGCCGATGACGTCGCCCCCGTCGACACCTCCATCGCGGCCCCACCGGCGTATCTCGGCGTGCTCGGGATGCCCGGGCGGACGGCGTACTTCGGGCTCCTGGACGTCGGTGACCCCGACCCCGGAGAGACCGTCGTGGTGTCGGGGGCTGCCGGGGCTGTCGGTTCCACTGTCGGCCAGATCGCGAAGCTGAACGGCTGTCGCGTCGTCGGCTTCGCGGGCTCGGACGAGAAAGTCGCGTGGCTCACGGACGACCTCGGGTTCGACGCCGGCATCAACTACAACGCGACCGACGACTACCGAGCGGCCCTCGAGGACGTCGCGCCCCGCGGTGTCGATGTCTACTTCGACAACGTCGGCGGGCCGATCACCGACGCGGTGTTCACGCAGTTGAATCTCGACGCACGTGTCGCCGTCTGCGGGCAGATCGCCCACTACAACGACGAATCGGTCCCTACGGGCCCACGAAAGCTACCACAGCTTATCGCACCGCGGGCGACGGTACAGGGACTCCTCGTCAGCGACTTCGAAACACGGTTCGGCCAAGCGCGTGACCAACTCGGTACCTGGGTGGCCTCGGGTGACCTCGCGCACCGCGAAACCGTCGTGGACGGGCTGGAGAACGCACCGGAGGCGTTCCTCGGGTTGTTCTCGGGGGACAACGTCGGGAAACAGGTCGTCGGCGTCGCCGAAACCTGA
- a CDS encoding NAD+ synthase, whose amino-acid sequence MADAETVVRADTPLDLTFSEAELEAHREHATAFIRDQLEAAGADRAVIGLSGGIDSTLTSHLAVEALGADAVRGLVMPSEVNRAENMSDAERVADELLGIEYDVVEINPLVDAFLEAYPDADGDQLAVGNLRVRCRAVLNYLVANHEDALVLGTGNRSEALVGYYTKYGDGAVDCNPIATLYKQQVRQLARHLGVPADLAEKTASAEMWAGQTDADEMGMDYDTLDSILALHVDGGVPQAATAEHIGVPESLIEQVREMYESSAHKRAMPPGPDPLY is encoded by the coding sequence ATGGCAGACGCCGAAACGGTCGTCAGGGCGGACACGCCACTGGACCTGACCTTCTCCGAGGCAGAGCTCGAGGCACACCGCGAGCACGCCACCGCGTTTATCCGGGACCAGCTCGAGGCAGCGGGCGCCGACCGCGCGGTCATCGGCCTCTCGGGCGGTATCGACAGCACGCTGACGTCTCATCTGGCCGTCGAGGCGCTGGGGGCAGACGCCGTCCGCGGCCTCGTGATGCCAAGCGAGGTCAACCGCGCCGAGAACATGAGCGACGCCGAACGCGTCGCCGACGAGCTGCTGGGCATCGAGTACGACGTCGTCGAGATAAACCCGCTCGTCGACGCATTCCTCGAGGCCTACCCCGACGCCGACGGCGACCAGCTGGCCGTGGGCAACCTCCGGGTGCGCTGTCGCGCGGTGCTGAACTACCTCGTCGCCAACCACGAGGACGCGCTGGTGCTGGGGACCGGAAACCGCAGCGAGGCGCTCGTGGGCTACTACACGAAGTACGGCGACGGCGCCGTCGACTGCAACCCCATCGCGACGCTGTACAAACAGCAGGTCCGCCAGCTCGCCCGCCACCTCGGCGTCCCCGCAGACCTCGCCGAGAAGACCGCCAGCGCCGAGATGTGGGCCGGCCAGACCGACGCCGACGAGATGGGGATGGACTACGACACCCTCGATTCGATTCTCGCGCTCCACGTCGACGGCGGCGTCCCGCAGGCCGCCACGGCCGAACACATCGGCGTCCCCGAGTCCCTGATCGAGCAGGTCAGGGAGATGTACGAGTCCAGCGCGCACAAGCGCGCGATGCCGCCGGGCCCCGACCCGCTGTACTGA
- a CDS encoding luciferase family protein yields MASEREAVAETVERLVDDVAAWEGVTVGEHRFGGTEFRVGPREIGHVHVWGMLDIAYLRKLRDVLVEAGQTGVHHLLTESGWTTYLIESPDDYGHARWLLRLSYLYHVAIAKQTPTGAEELASVDIAAELAELDPSEAVQAAFERRPVSE; encoded by the coding sequence ATGGCATCCGAACGCGAGGCAGTGGCGGAGACGGTCGAACGGCTCGTCGACGACGTGGCGGCCTGGGAGGGCGTCACCGTCGGCGAACACCGCTTTGGCGGCACGGAGTTCCGCGTCGGTCCCCGCGAGATCGGGCACGTCCACGTCTGGGGGATGCTCGACATCGCCTACCTGCGGAAACTGCGCGACGTGCTCGTCGAGGCGGGCCAGACCGGCGTCCATCACCTGCTGACCGAATCCGGGTGGACGACGTACCTCATCGAGTCACCCGACGACTACGGGCACGCCCGGTGGCTGCTCCGGCTGTCGTATCTGTATCACGTCGCCATCGCGAAGCAGACGCCCACGGGCGCCGAGGAACTGGCCAGCGTCGACATCGCGGCGGAACTGGCCGAACTGGACCCCAGCGAGGCGGTCCAGGCAGCCTTCGAGCGTCGGCCGGTCAGCGAGTGA
- a CDS encoding acyl-CoA thioesterase, with translation MPTISHTHIVNRERVQPSHANNYDSAHGGIVMKWMDEIGAMAAMRAARESCVTAQMSRVDFERPIPIGDNALVDAYAYETGRTSVKVRIQVEREHPHTGETEQTTSAYATFVAIEDGKPTPVPDLTVETEECERLREAALADGPDRE, from the coding sequence ATGCCCACCATCTCGCATACGCACATCGTCAACCGCGAGCGCGTCCAGCCCAGCCACGCCAACAACTACGACAGCGCCCACGGAGGCATCGTGATGAAGTGGATGGACGAGATCGGCGCGATGGCCGCCATGCGGGCCGCCCGCGAGTCGTGTGTCACCGCCCAGATGTCCCGCGTGGACTTCGAGCGGCCCATCCCCATCGGCGACAACGCGCTTGTCGACGCCTACGCCTACGAGACCGGGCGCACGAGCGTCAAGGTCCGCATCCAGGTCGAGCGCGAGCACCCCCACACCGGCGAGACGGAACAGACGACCAGCGCCTACGCCACCTTCGTCGCCATCGAGGACGGCAAACCCACGCCGGTGCCCGACCTCACCGTCGAGACCGAGGAGTGCGAGCGCCTGCGCGAGGCCGCACTGGCCGACGGACCCGACCGGGAGTGA
- a CDS encoding DUF3105 domain-containing protein yields the protein MVDCDYCAASFEDEDDYLDHLAAEHEEELGSIDRRRVAQHTSDDESGPPLALLAVGAVVVIGAVLAVYLTTSSDGPAVSGIEGQSLDERGDSDLLAGVEAFPNQGTEHVERGTEVQYDQMPPLSGPHYTGTVDAGLYTDEQPLGDLVHTLEHGAVVVYYDPAALTNESRQSLESFASIHTGTWRSVVVVPNPDENPEADFVLTAWRHRLYLDRYDAETVHAFLSEYLGRGPENPVR from the coding sequence ATGGTCGATTGTGACTACTGTGCGGCGTCCTTCGAGGACGAGGACGACTACCTCGACCACCTGGCCGCCGAACACGAGGAGGAGCTCGGGTCGATAGACCGGCGCCGGGTGGCACAGCACACGAGCGACGACGAGAGCGGGCCGCCCCTCGCCCTGCTCGCTGTCGGCGCCGTCGTCGTCATCGGGGCCGTCCTGGCGGTGTATCTCACCACCAGCAGCGACGGCCCGGCCGTCAGCGGTATCGAGGGGCAGTCCCTCGACGAGCGAGGCGACAGCGACCTGCTCGCGGGCGTCGAGGCGTTCCCGAACCAGGGCACCGAACACGTCGAGCGCGGGACCGAGGTCCAGTACGACCAGATGCCGCCGCTCTCGGGCCCCCACTACACCGGCACGGTCGACGCGGGCCTGTACACCGACGAGCAACCGCTCGGCGACCTGGTCCACACGCTCGAGCACGGTGCGGTCGTCGTCTACTACGACCCCGCGGCGCTGACAAACGAGTCCCGACAGAGTCTGGAATCGTTCGCCTCGATCCACACCGGGACCTGGCGCAGCGTCGTCGTCGTCCCCAACCCCGACGAGAACCCCGAGGCCGACTTCGTCCTGACCGCCTGGCGCCACCGCCTGTACCTGGACCGGTACGACGCCGAGACGGTCCACGCGTTCCTCTCGGAGTATCTCGGCCGCGGCCCCGAGAACCCGGTCCGCTAG
- a CDS encoding enoyl-CoA hydratase/isomerase family protein — translation MIRTTAAGDVCEVRLDRPERRNALTREGLSALESAVADATAPVLYLAGAGPAFCAGADLDVVRSLDAESASEFAALGQRVARRLATYDGAVVAGVDGAARGGGVELALACDLRVATPDATFAETGVKLGLFGAWGGTARLPTVVGQGEALDLALSGRTVDAEGALRMGLVSRVTDDPQRVADELASVDHDALRRVKALVREDTPLATQERREREAFAALVSAGAP, via the coding sequence ATGATACGGACGACGGCAGCCGGTGACGTCTGCGAGGTGCGCCTCGACCGGCCCGAGCGGCGCAACGCGCTCACACGCGAGGGGCTTTCGGCCCTGGAGTCGGCCGTCGCGGACGCCACGGCACCCGTGCTCTACCTCGCCGGCGCGGGCCCGGCCTTCTGTGCGGGGGCTGACCTCGACGTCGTCCGGTCGCTGGATGCCGAGTCGGCAAGCGAGTTCGCCGCGCTGGGCCAGCGGGTAGCACGCAGGCTGGCGACCTACGACGGGGCCGTCGTCGCGGGCGTCGACGGGGCCGCCCGCGGGGGCGGGGTCGAGCTGGCGCTGGCCTGTGACCTGCGGGTGGCGACACCCGACGCGACGTTCGCCGAGACGGGCGTCAAACTCGGCCTGTTCGGGGCCTGGGGCGGGACGGCGCGACTCCCGACTGTCGTCGGGCAGGGCGAGGCGCTGGACCTGGCACTCTCCGGGCGCACCGTCGACGCCGAGGGGGCCCTGCGGATGGGGTTGGTCTCGCGAGTGACTGACGACCCACAACGGGTGGCCGACGAGCTGGCGAGCGTCGACCACGACGCCCTCCGGCGGGTGAAGGCGCTGGTCCGCGAGGACACCCCGCTGGCGACCCAGGAGCGACGCGAACGCGAGGCCTTCGCCGCGCTCGTGTCCGCGGGGGCCCCGTGA
- a CDS encoding heavy-metal-associated domain-containing protein produces the protein MATRTLTVTGMACDGCEEAVEGALEDLDGVESATADQNADEVDLETSGDVDEAALAAAIEDAGYELVA, from the coding sequence ATGGCAACGCGAACGCTCACAGTCACGGGGATGGCCTGCGACGGGTGTGAGGAGGCTGTCGAAGGGGCGCTCGAAGACCTCGACGGCGTCGAATCGGCGACCGCCGACCAGAACGCCGACGAGGTGGACCTCGAGACGAGCGGCGACGTCGACGAGGCCGCGCTGGCGGCGGCCATCGAGGACGCGGGGTACGAGCTCGTCGCCTGA